One part of the Gemmatimonadaceae bacterium genome encodes these proteins:
- a CDS encoding patatin-like phospholipase family protein: MPLRPTPITSDLAMVLGGGGARGAYQAGLLRAIARRYPHLKIPTLVGVSAGAVNTTHLAAHRGTFAESMEDLVALWLSMTPEQVFHVDATSLASNVLRTGFRLVSGGSAHPDQFRGMVDTAPLRAFLERVLERASDGTFPGIDFNLERGTLQAIALTATSYTTGQSVTWVQGREISLWERPQRRSEHARLTVEHVMASTALPLLFPAAQVGTEWYGDGGIRLTAPLSPALHLGASRVITISTRYDRTRAEASEPQVAGYPPPAQVLGVLYNSIFLDVIDQDVQRLERINELIERVPRDRRDGLRLVDMLVLRPSIDLGRLARQYEPRLPRVFRFLTRGLGTRRTQSPDILSLVMFQEDYLRRLIELGEADADAQWDRIARFVEESPDNSSFRA; the protein is encoded by the coding sequence ATGCCTCTCCGCCCGACTCCGATCACGAGCGACCTCGCCATGGTCCTCGGCGGTGGCGGCGCCCGTGGCGCCTATCAGGCCGGATTGCTGCGGGCGATCGCGCGCCGCTATCCCCACCTCAAGATCCCCACACTGGTTGGCGTGTCCGCGGGTGCAGTCAACACCACGCACCTCGCCGCACACCGCGGCACCTTCGCGGAATCGATGGAGGATCTCGTCGCCCTCTGGCTGTCGATGACGCCGGAACAAGTCTTCCACGTGGACGCAACATCCCTCGCGTCGAACGTGCTGCGCACCGGCTTCAGGCTCGTCTCGGGCGGGTCGGCACATCCGGACCAGTTCCGCGGCATGGTGGACACCGCACCGCTGCGCGCGTTTCTCGAGCGCGTCCTCGAGCGAGCCAGCGACGGCACCTTCCCCGGCATCGACTTCAACCTCGAGCGCGGGACGCTGCAGGCCATCGCGCTGACCGCCACGAGCTACACCACAGGGCAGAGCGTGACCTGGGTGCAGGGCCGGGAGATCTCCTTGTGGGAACGCCCACAGCGCCGCAGCGAACATGCCCGGCTGACGGTCGAACATGTGATGGCGTCCACGGCGCTGCCCCTGCTCTTTCCGGCCGCGCAGGTTGGCACCGAGTGGTATGGAGACGGCGGCATTCGCCTCACCGCTCCACTCTCGCCTGCCCTGCACCTTGGCGCCTCACGCGTTATCACCATCTCCACGCGCTACGATCGCACGCGCGCCGAGGCCAGCGAGCCGCAGGTCGCCGGGTACCCGCCGCCCGCTCAGGTGCTCGGCGTCTTGTACAACTCGATCTTTCTCGACGTCATCGACCAGGACGTGCAGCGACTGGAGCGGATCAACGAATTGATTGAGCGGGTGCCGCGCGATCGTCGCGACGGCCTGCGACTCGTCGACATGCTCGTCCTGCGCCCCTCGATCGACCTGGGGCGCCTTGCACGACAGTACGAGCCGCGTCTCCCGCGCGTGTTCCGATTCCTCACGCGCGGACTCGGGACGCGCCGCACGCAGAGCCCGGACATCCTGTCCCTCGTCATGTTCCAGGAGGACTACCTGCGCCGCCTGATCGAGCTGGGCGAGGCCGATGCCGACGCGCAGTGGGATCGCATCGCCCGTTTTGTGGAGGAGTCGCCGGACAATTCGTCCTTTCGAGCGTAA
- a CDS encoding carboxypeptidase regulatory-like domain-containing protein — MRRLAIVLALCAVCAAVPALWAQGPTGPLATIAGSVFDSLSLRPMAGAVVQLARLGGGGRVEDTRSTATDSAGRYAFETIPLGSYLLGFQHLALDTLGLRTPVHRVDVRRAGTVRVALAAPTMQSVVASVCGEQTRRDSVALLVGSVRDAEAGGAVRDAFVSVRWSEVFLTRAGIVRETPRHDLRSRDDGWYVACVPSSVPVTIHAELDASRSGDVELRVSLHTVQRRDLYIGRATVAIVTADDSVRTSGAVNAGDRIVASGKGVIRGLVRRLDGRPLPDARVGLAGTRAEARTDSGGRFVLRALPEGSRMVEVRALGFMPSETLVDVVGFEDTPVSITMLDVESVLLDTVRVRAARRMTEVMRAGFERRRKSGTGTFLDERLLDTLRANTFSDIARHVTGIIFREGRGMNDAFERQMFFSGGGRSEPCQPMIYVDGIRLVQGITDVDQLVDPTTIRRVEVYLRGTTPPAEFASFAECGILALWTGPRLRR; from the coding sequence GTGAGGCGGCTCGCGATCGTGCTGGCGCTGTGCGCGGTGTGTGCTGCCGTGCCCGCGCTCTGGGCGCAGGGGCCCACCGGCCCGCTCGCGACCATTGCCGGTTCGGTCTTCGATAGCCTGTCGCTCCGACCGATGGCGGGAGCGGTGGTGCAACTGGCCCGGCTCGGTGGAGGCGGTCGTGTCGAGGACACACGAAGCACCGCGACCGATTCCGCGGGTCGCTATGCGTTCGAGACGATACCGCTCGGTTCGTACCTGCTCGGCTTCCAGCACCTGGCGCTCGACACGCTCGGCCTGCGCACACCGGTGCACCGCGTTGACGTGCGCCGCGCGGGAACGGTCCGCGTGGCGCTCGCCGCACCCACCATGCAGTCGGTCGTTGCCAGCGTGTGCGGCGAACAGACGCGTCGCGATTCGGTGGCGCTCCTCGTCGGAAGCGTGCGGGACGCAGAGGCCGGCGGCGCGGTGCGCGATGCGTTCGTATCCGTCCGCTGGTCCGAAGTCTTTCTCACGCGTGCCGGCATCGTGCGGGAGACGCCGCGCCACGACCTGCGGTCGCGCGACGATGGGTGGTACGTGGCGTGCGTGCCGTCGAGCGTGCCGGTCACGATCCATGCGGAACTCGACGCGAGCCGTTCCGGGGACGTGGAGTTGCGCGTGTCCCTGCACACCGTCCAGCGGCGCGACCTCTACATCGGGCGGGCCACCGTCGCGATCGTCACGGCGGACGACTCGGTGCGTACCAGCGGCGCCGTGAACGCCGGCGATCGCATCGTGGCGAGCGGCAAGGGCGTGATCCGCGGGTTGGTGCGCCGCCTCGACGGACGCCCGCTCCCTGACGCCAGAGTCGGCCTGGCCGGGACCCGCGCCGAGGCGCGCACCGACAGCGGCGGGCGCTTCGTCCTGCGTGCGCTCCCCGAAGGCTCGCGCATGGTGGAGGTGCGGGCGCTCGGCTTCATGCCATCGGAGACGCTCGTCGACGTCGTCGGCTTCGAGGACACGCCGGTGTCGATCACGATGCTCGACGTCGAATCCGTACTGCTCGATACCGTTCGCGTCCGCGCCGCGCGGCGCATGACGGAGGTGATGCGCGCCGGATTCGAGCGGCGGCGCAAGTCCGGCACCGGCACGTTCCTCGACGAGCGACTGCTCGACACCCTGCGCGCGAACACGTTTTCGGACATCGCGCGACACGTGACAGGCATCATCTTCCGCGAAGGTCGCGGCATGAACGACGCCTTCGAGCGGCAGATGTTTTTCAGTGGCGGCGGACGATCCGAGCCGTGCCAGCCCATGATCTACGTGGACGGGATCCGACTCGTCCAGGGCATCACCGACGTGGACCAGCTGGTGGATCCGACGACGATCCGGCGGGTGGAGGTGTACCTCAGGGGGACGACCCCGCCGGCGGAGTTCGCGTCGTTCGCCGAGTGCGGGATTCTCGCCCTGTGGACGGGGCCTCGCTTGCGCCGCTGA
- a CDS encoding bifunctional salicylyl-CoA 5-hydroxylase/oxidoreductase, whose product MNVAVLGGGPAGLYFSLLLRKARPDFTVTLYERNAPDDTFGWGVVFSDQTLENFRQADEPTFRAITEQFAHWDDIDVHVRGRTITSSGHGFSGIARRVLLQLLQARAKELGVSLHFGTEVPDADSLPGGPVDLLVAADGVNSMVRRAHAGEFGAAVDQRTARYIWLGTTRRFDAFTFIVVENAWGVFQVHAYRFDEHQGAFIVECDEASWRNAGFDTMDAAATIAVCESMFAPWLEGHRLRFNATPHRLREPWQTFLRVHCERWRHGHMVLLGDAAHTAHFSIGSGTKLAMEDAIVLAREVATVSSVPATTGPRRLTPTMPNALAAACDRYEAERRVEVLRLQNAARNSMEWFENVRRYVRLEPEQFAYALLTRSQRVSHENLRLRDGAYLAGVERWFAASAAAAPAMNVAAPAAGKAPPPMFAPLTLRGLTVANRIVVSPMDMYSAADGTPDDFHLVHYGSRAVGGAGLVVTEMTCVSPEGRISPGCTGMYERAHVDAWRRITRYVHRWSPAKFCLQLGHSGRKGSTKPSLEGSDIPLDEGNWPLIAASPLPHRPFMPVPREMTRDDMDKVVRDFRRATELAIEAEFDMIELHCAHGYLLSGFLTPLSNRRSDAYGGTLQNRLRFPLEVMAAVRDAWPADRPMSVRISATDWVAGGVDAAESVEIARAFSTAGADILHVSTGQTSPDAKPVYGRMWQTPFSDRIRNELGIRTIAVGAITDPDQVNSILAAGRADLCALARPHLSDPYWTLHAAAQQGHRDQVWPWQYRSGKEQMERLLERAR is encoded by the coding sequence GTGAACGTCGCCGTACTCGGCGGAGGACCGGCCGGGCTCTACTTTTCTCTGCTGCTCAGGAAGGCACGACCGGACTTCACCGTCACGCTCTACGAGCGGAACGCGCCTGACGACACGTTCGGCTGGGGCGTGGTGTTCTCCGACCAGACCCTGGAGAACTTCCGCCAGGCCGATGAGCCCACTTTCCGCGCGATCACCGAACAGTTCGCGCACTGGGACGACATCGACGTCCACGTCCGCGGCCGCACGATCACCTCGAGTGGCCACGGGTTCAGCGGGATCGCCCGACGCGTGCTCCTGCAACTGCTGCAGGCGCGGGCGAAGGAACTGGGCGTGTCCCTTCATTTTGGCACCGAGGTTCCGGACGCCGACTCGCTGCCGGGAGGCCCGGTCGACCTGCTCGTTGCTGCCGATGGCGTGAACTCGATGGTGCGCCGCGCACACGCCGGAGAGTTCGGCGCCGCCGTCGATCAGCGCACCGCACGCTACATCTGGCTTGGAACGACGCGCCGATTCGACGCCTTCACCTTCATCGTCGTCGAGAACGCGTGGGGCGTGTTTCAGGTACACGCCTACCGTTTCGACGAGCATCAGGGCGCCTTCATCGTGGAGTGTGACGAAGCGTCGTGGCGCAACGCCGGATTCGACACGATGGACGCCGCGGCCACGATCGCGGTGTGCGAGTCGATGTTTGCGCCCTGGCTCGAGGGGCACCGCCTCCGGTTCAACGCGACGCCGCATCGGCTGCGTGAACCCTGGCAGACGTTCCTGAGGGTGCACTGCGAGCGGTGGCGTCACGGTCACATGGTGCTGCTCGGCGATGCGGCGCACACGGCGCACTTCTCCATCGGCTCAGGCACCAAGCTGGCGATGGAAGACGCCATCGTGCTCGCGCGCGAGGTGGCGACGGTCTCGTCGGTGCCGGCGACCACAGGTCCGCGTCGGCTGACGCCAACCATGCCTAACGCATTGGCGGCGGCCTGCGACAGGTACGAGGCTGAGCGCCGGGTGGAGGTGCTGCGGCTGCAGAACGCCGCCCGCAATTCGATGGAGTGGTTCGAGAACGTGCGGCGCTATGTCCGACTGGAGCCCGAGCAGTTCGCCTACGCGTTGCTGACCCGTTCGCAGCGGGTGAGCCACGAGAACCTGCGGCTGCGCGACGGCGCCTATCTCGCCGGCGTTGAGCGATGGTTCGCCGCCTCGGCCGCAGCCGCGCCAGCCATGAACGTGGCCGCTCCCGCCGCGGGTAAGGCGCCGCCGCCAATGTTCGCGCCGCTCACGCTGCGCGGCCTCACCGTGGCCAACCGCATCGTCGTGTCACCGATGGACATGTACAGCGCGGCCGACGGCACGCCTGACGACTTCCATCTCGTGCATTACGGATCGCGAGCCGTGGGCGGCGCCGGCCTCGTGGTGACCGAGATGACCTGCGTCTCGCCCGAGGGCCGCATCAGCCCCGGGTGCACCGGGATGTACGAGCGCGCGCACGTCGACGCCTGGCGGCGCATCACACGCTACGTGCATCGCTGGTCTCCGGCAAAGTTCTGCCTCCAGCTTGGGCATTCGGGTCGGAAGGGGTCGACGAAACCGAGCCTCGAGGGCTCGGACATTCCGCTCGATGAGGGTAACTGGCCGCTCATCGCCGCGTCGCCACTCCCGCACCGCCCCTTCATGCCGGTGCCCCGCGAGATGACGCGCGACGACATGGACAAGGTCGTGCGCGACTTTCGGCGGGCGACCGAGCTCGCCATCGAGGCCGAGTTCGACATGATCGAGTTGCATTGCGCTCACGGCTACCTGCTGTCGGGCTTTCTGACTCCGCTCTCCAACCGACGCTCCGATGCGTATGGCGGCACACTGCAGAACCGGTTGCGCTTTCCGCTGGAAGTGATGGCGGCGGTGCGCGACGCGTGGCCGGCGGATCGCCCGATGAGCGTCCGCATTTCGGCGACGGACTGGGTAGCGGGCGGCGTCGACGCCGCAGAGTCGGTCGAGATCGCCCGCGCGTTCAGCACCGCCGGCGCGGACATCCTGCACGTCTCCACTGGCCAGACCTCACCCGACGCGAAGCCGGTCTACGGACGCATGTGGCAGACGCCGTTTTCGGATCGTATTCGAAACGAACTCGGCATCCGAACCATTGCCGTCGGTGCGATCACCGATCCCGACCAGGTCAACTCGATTCTCGCCGCCGGTCGCGCCGATCTCTGCGCCCTCGCGCGCCCACACCTGTCCGACCCGTACTGGACGCTGCACGCCGCGGCCCAGCAGGGGCACCGCGACCAGGTGTGGCCGTGGCAGTACCGCAGCGGAAAGGAGCAGATGGAGCGACTGCTCGAGCGGGCGCGCTGA
- a CDS encoding MATE family efflux transporter, which translates to MSVPAAESPNPEAAVASSGPDAPLWSAVKEAVRGAHAHDYTQGAIGRSVILLAIPMVLEMAMESVFAVVDVFFVSRLGADAVATVVLTESMLTMVYTLAMGLGIGATAMVARRIGERDAEGAAASAMQAIWLGLIVAAVLGVLGVTMAPQLLRLMGASDAVLATGTTYMRVMLGGNVSVLMLFLINAIFRGAGDAAIAMRTLWLANLINMTLGPCLIFGVGPFPELGVTGAAVATTIGRATGALYALTRLLRPGARIHLATRDLRLQGDIMWRLVKLSGSGTFQIFIGTASWILLIRIVSGFGSDVIAGYGIAIRIVIFAILPAWGLSNAAATMVGQALGAGKPDRAEASVWLAARYNLFFLGTLGVVFVVFAPFIVHVFSREPAIAASGIDALRVIAAGFVFYAYGMVVTQSFNGAGDTWTPTWINLACFWCWEIPLAWFLALRTGMGAHGAYLAIAIAYATVAVVSVMLFRRGAWKTRTV; encoded by the coding sequence ATGAGCGTGCCAGCGGCGGAGTCCCCGAATCCCGAGGCCGCGGTCGCGTCCTCGGGCCCGGATGCCCCGTTGTGGTCGGCCGTGAAGGAAGCCGTGCGTGGTGCACATGCCCACGACTACACCCAGGGTGCCATCGGGCGCTCGGTGATCCTGCTCGCGATTCCGATGGTCCTCGAAATGGCGATGGAGAGCGTTTTCGCCGTCGTCGATGTCTTCTTCGTCTCACGCCTCGGCGCGGATGCCGTCGCGACCGTCGTGCTCACCGAGTCGATGCTCACGATGGTCTACACCCTCGCCATGGGGCTCGGCATCGGCGCAACCGCGATGGTCGCGCGCCGCATTGGCGAGCGGGACGCCGAGGGCGCAGCCGCGTCGGCGATGCAGGCGATCTGGCTCGGACTCATCGTCGCTGCCGTGCTGGGTGTTCTCGGCGTCACCATGGCGCCGCAGCTGTTGCGCCTCATGGGCGCCTCCGACGCCGTGCTCGCGACCGGCACCACCTACATGCGCGTGATGCTGGGCGGCAACGTCAGCGTGCTCATGCTCTTCCTGATCAACGCGATCTTCCGCGGCGCCGGCGACGCGGCGATCGCCATGCGTACGCTTTGGCTCGCCAACCTGATCAACATGACGCTGGGCCCCTGCCTCATCTTTGGCGTCGGGCCGTTCCCGGAACTCGGCGTCACTGGTGCCGCGGTCGCGACCACGATCGGCAGGGCGACCGGTGCGCTGTACGCGCTCACCAGGCTGCTTCGGCCCGGCGCACGCATTCACCTCGCCACACGCGACCTTCGATTGCAGGGCGACATCATGTGGCGCCTCGTGAAGCTCTCGGGGTCCGGCACCTTCCAGATCTTCATCGGCACCGCAAGCTGGATCCTGCTCATCCGCATCGTGTCCGGCTTTGGCAGTGACGTCATCGCCGGCTACGGCATCGCCATCCGCATCGTCATCTTTGCGATCCTGCCGGCATGGGGACTGAGCAATGCCGCGGCCACGATGGTCGGCCAGGCGCTGGGCGCCGGAAAGCCGGACCGCGCCGAGGCATCGGTGTGGCTCGCGGCCCGGTACAATCTGTTCTTCCTCGGCACGCTCGGCGTGGTGTTCGTGGTCTTTGCGCCGTTCATCGTCCACGTCTTCAGTCGCGAGCCGGCCATCGCGGCATCGGGCATCGACGCGCTCCGCGTGATCGCGGCGGGCTTCGTCTTCTACGCCTACGGCATGGTGGTGACCCAGTCGTTCAACGGCGCTGGCGACACGTGGACCCCCACGTGGATCAACCTCGCGTGTTTCTGGTGCTGGGAGATTCCGCTGGCGTGGTTCCTCGCCCTTCGCACGGGAATGGGCGCGCATGGCGCGTACCTCGCCATCGCCATCGCGTACGCCACGGTGGCAGTGGTCAGTGTAATGCTCTTCCGCCGGGGAGCCTGGAAGACGCGGACGGTATAG
- a CDS encoding acyl-CoA dehydrogenase family protein — protein sequence MADTTYLDWPFLDDAHRKFARDLDAWCANGLGAARVDHHDVDASCRRLVRALGAGGWLAHTVPRSSPTDAPRLDVRTLCLARDVLARHDPLADFAFAMQGLGAGPVSLFGSNTLRARYLPRVASGELIAAFALSEPDAGSDVMRMATTATQDGDGWRLDGEKTWISNGGIADFYVVFARIPSGGERAFAAFVVDRENPGLRVAERLDVLAPHPLARLVFDGCRVGADAIVGEVGKGMRVALGTLDVFRSTVGAAALGMARRALDEAVTHVTERRMFGQRLADFQLTQARLAAMATDIDTSALLVYRAAWTRDTKSPRVTREAAMAKWHATEAAQRTIDAAVQLFGGRGVQSGSAVERLYREIRSLRIYEGTSEVQQLVIAGQILPSPAGQGRT from the coding sequence ATGGCCGACACCACGTATCTGGACTGGCCGTTCCTCGACGACGCGCATCGGAAGTTCGCGCGTGATCTCGACGCATGGTGCGCAAACGGTCTCGGCGCCGCGCGTGTCGACCATCACGACGTCGACGCCTCCTGCCGGCGCCTGGTCCGCGCGCTTGGCGCGGGCGGTTGGCTTGCCCACACGGTGCCGCGCTCCTCACCGACAGACGCACCCCGTCTCGACGTGCGCACGCTCTGCCTCGCGCGCGACGTCCTGGCCCGTCACGACCCTCTCGCGGATTTCGCGTTCGCCATGCAGGGGCTCGGCGCCGGTCCCGTCTCGCTCTTCGGCTCCAATACGCTTCGCGCGCGCTACCTGCCGCGCGTGGCCAGCGGTGAATTGATTGCCGCGTTCGCCCTCTCCGAACCGGATGCCGGGTCTGACGTGATGCGCATGGCGACCACCGCGACGCAGGACGGCGATGGGTGGCGACTCGACGGCGAGAAGACGTGGATCTCGAACGGCGGCATCGCCGACTTCTACGTGGTGTTCGCGCGGATCCCGTCAGGCGGCGAGCGCGCGTTCGCCGCCTTTGTCGTCGACCGGGAGAACCCCGGCCTGCGCGTCGCCGAGCGTCTCGACGTGCTCGCGCCGCACCCGCTGGCCCGTCTCGTCTTCGACGGCTGCCGCGTAGGAGCCGACGCGATCGTGGGTGAGGTCGGCAAGGGCATGCGCGTCGCACTTGGCACGCTCGACGTGTTCCGGTCCACGGTTGGCGCGGCCGCGCTCGGCATGGCGCGTCGGGCGCTGGATGAAGCGGTGACGCACGTGACCGAGCGTCGCATGTTCGGCCAGCGACTCGCGGACTTTCAGTTGACGCAGGCGCGGCTGGCCGCGATGGCGACCGACATCGACACCAGCGCGTTGCTGGTCTACCGCGCGGCGTGGACGCGCGATACGAAGAGCCCGCGGGTGACGCGCGAAGCGGCGATGGCCAAATGGCATGCCACCGAGGCCGCCCAGCGTACGATCGACGCCGCCGTGCAGCTGTTCGGTGGCCGCGGCGTGCAGTCAGGCTCCGCAGTGGAGCGCCTGTACCGGGAGATCCGTTCACTCCGCATCTACGAGGGGACAAGTGAAGTGCAGCAGCTCGTGATCGCGGGCCAGATCCTGCCGTCTCCTGCCGGGCAGGGCCGCACATGA
- a CDS encoding AMP-binding protein has protein sequence MSPASDTAPGGESAHVDTFVRDRLPPPETWPRLDFSSLPGLSYPDRVNCAVELLDGAIARGWGDRVAFRTPTATITYTELLDQANRIARVLVEDGGLVPGERVLLRGANSPMMVALWFAVLKAGGVVVCTMPLLRARELVFTADKARIRLAVTDARLAEECEQAMRAHADGRERAGAVVFRYGDGAADSLEARMASRDSTFSNVSTSADDVALIAFTSGTTGEGKGTMHFHRDVLAICDCFPPHVLRATPNDVFIGSPPLAFTFGLGGLVLFPMRIGASAILLEQAAPPLLAQAIHDFRATVVFTAPTAYRAMLPLLPTLDLRSLRKCVSAGEALPHPTFDAWKAATGLTIIDGIGATEMLHIFISARDDEVRPGSTGKVVPGYEARVVDDDMRDVPDGDIGRLAVRGPTGCRYLDNLERQRAYVRDGWNLTGDSYTRDADGYFWYQARTDDMIISSGYNISGPEVESVLLEHPAVAECGVIGVPDEERGQLVKACVVLRDSHAPGPATVKLLQDWVKQQLAPYKYPRAVEFFDALPRTSTGKLQRFRLRQPEQSE, from the coding sequence ATGAGTCCCGCGTCCGACACGGCACCGGGCGGCGAGAGCGCGCACGTCGACACCTTCGTCCGCGATCGGCTCCCGCCTCCCGAGACCTGGCCGCGCCTCGACTTCAGCAGCCTGCCTGGGCTGTCGTACCCTGATCGAGTGAACTGTGCCGTCGAGCTGCTTGACGGTGCGATCGCGCGCGGTTGGGGAGACCGCGTGGCCTTCCGCACGCCCACGGCCACGATCACCTACACCGAGCTCCTCGACCAGGCCAATCGCATCGCGCGCGTTCTCGTGGAAGACGGCGGGCTCGTGCCTGGCGAGCGCGTGCTGCTTCGTGGCGCCAACTCACCGATGATGGTGGCGCTCTGGTTTGCAGTGCTCAAGGCCGGTGGAGTCGTGGTGTGCACCATGCCGCTCCTGCGCGCGCGCGAACTGGTCTTCACGGCGGACAAGGCCAGGATCCGGCTCGCCGTCACTGACGCCCGGCTCGCCGAGGAGTGCGAGCAGGCCATGCGCGCCCATGCCGACGGTCGCGAGCGTGCGGGCGCCGTGGTGTTCCGGTATGGAGACGGCGCGGCCGACTCTCTCGAGGCGCGGATGGCCTCACGCGACAGCACGTTCAGCAACGTGTCGACGTCGGCGGACGACGTTGCGCTGATCGCCTTCACCTCGGGTACGACGGGTGAGGGCAAAGGCACGATGCATTTCCATCGCGACGTGCTGGCGATCTGCGACTGCTTTCCGCCGCACGTCCTGCGCGCCACGCCGAACGACGTATTCATCGGTTCTCCGCCGCTGGCCTTCACCTTCGGGCTCGGCGGCCTCGTGCTCTTTCCCATGCGCATCGGCGCGAGTGCGATCCTTCTCGAGCAGGCGGCGCCGCCGCTGCTCGCTCAGGCGATCCACGACTTCCGCGCGACCGTGGTGTTCACCGCACCCACCGCCTATCGCGCGATGTTGCCGCTGCTCCCCACGCTCGACCTGCGCTCGCTCCGCAAATGCGTCTCGGCGGGCGAGGCGCTGCCCCACCCCACATTCGATGCGTGGAAGGCCGCGACCGGCCTCACGATCATCGATGGCATCGGCGCGACCGAGATGCTCCACATCTTCATCAGTGCGCGCGACGACGAGGTCCGGCCCGGATCCACCGGCAAGGTCGTTCCCGGCTACGAGGCACGGGTGGTGGACGACGACATGCGCGATGTGCCGGACGGGGACATCGGTCGCCTCGCCGTGCGCGGACCTACCGGCTGTCGCTACCTCGACAACCTCGAGCGACAGCGCGCCTACGTGCGCGACGGGTGGAACCTGACCGGAGATTCCTACACGCGCGATGCAGACGGCTACTTCTGGTATCAGGCGCGCACCGACGACATGATCATCTCCTCGGGCTACAACATCTCCGGGCCCGAGGTCGAGTCCGTACTGCTCGAGCACCCCGCGGTGGCCGAATGCGGCGTGATCGGCGTGCCTGACGAGGAGCGGGGCCAGCTCGTGAAGGCGTGCGTCGTGCTGCGCGACAGCCACGCGCCCGGGCCGGCGACGGTGAAGCTGCTGCAGGACTGGGTCAAGCAGCAGCTCGCCCCCTACAAGTACCCGCGGGCCGTCGAGTTCTTCGACGCACTCCCGCGCACCAGCACGGGCAAGCTCCAGCGCTTCCGGTTGCGCCAACCCGAACAATCCGAATGA
- a CDS encoding enoyl-CoA hydratase family protein: MPTSPRLPASSIQPRHFRWSVDGGVATVTLDRPERKNPLTFESYHELTEVFRTLVHVPEVKVVVLTGSGDNFCSGGDVHEIIGPLVEARRAGRVDDLLRFTRMTGDLVKAMRAAPQPIVAAIDGICAGAGAILAMASDLRLGTTESRVAFLFTRVGLSGADMGACAMLPRLIGHGRASELLYTGRFMTAEEAERWGFYNRVVTRDALMREAMATAAALAQGPSFAHAVTKACLHAEWSMAVDDAITHEAEAQAVCMMSRDFERAYEAFVAKAPPRFEGN; this comes from the coding sequence ATGCCCACGTCTCCGCGTCTCCCTGCGTCGTCCATCCAGCCGCGGCATTTCCGCTGGTCGGTTGACGGTGGAGTCGCCACCGTCACGCTCGACCGACCCGAGCGCAAGAACCCGCTCACCTTCGAGTCATATCACGAGCTGACCGAGGTCTTCCGCACGCTCGTGCATGTGCCGGAGGTGAAGGTCGTCGTGTTGACCGGCAGCGGAGACAACTTCTGCAGCGGCGGTGATGTGCACGAAATCATCGGCCCGCTCGTGGAGGCCAGGCGCGCGGGTCGCGTGGACGATCTGCTCCGCTTCACACGCATGACGGGCGACCTCGTGAAGGCGATGCGCGCCGCGCCCCAACCGATCGTTGCCGCCATCGACGGGATCTGCGCAGGCGCGGGTGCCATTCTCGCGATGGCGAGCGACCTGCGCCTCGGCACCACCGAAAGCCGCGTCGCCTTCCTGTTCACACGTGTTGGTCTGAGCGGCGCGGACATGGGCGCGTGCGCGATGCTCCCGCGCCTCATCGGACACGGCCGCGCTTCGGAGCTGCTGTACACGGGCCGCTTCATGACCGCCGAGGAGGCGGAACGCTGGGGGTTCTACAATCGTGTCGTCACCCGCGACGCACTGATGCGCGAGGCGATGGCCACGGCGGCCGCGCTGGCGCAGGGTCCCTCGTTCGCCCACGCCGTCACCAAGGCGTGCCTCCACGCCGAGTGGAGCATGGCCGTCGATGACGCCATCACGCACGAAGCCGAGGCGCAGGCGGTGTGCATGATGAGCCGCGATTTCGAGCGCGCCTACGAAGCGTTCGTCGCCAAGGCACCACCGCGCTTCGAGGGCAACTGA
- a CDS encoding RidA family protein produces MTRQDNLPVAVPGWARPHGYADGMQGTGRIVVTAGVIGWNPETQEIETDNFGSQVAQCLRNIVAILAAAGAAPTHLVRLTWYVTNRDEYIAARPAIGLAYREVLGRHYPVMAVVVVAGLLEPRAKVEIEAMAIVPQG; encoded by the coding sequence ATGACGCGACAAGACAACCTCCCGGTTGCCGTGCCCGGCTGGGCGCGGCCCCATGGCTATGCGGACGGCATGCAGGGCACCGGTCGTATCGTGGTCACCGCCGGCGTGATCGGATGGAATCCCGAGACGCAGGAGATCGAAACCGACAACTTCGGGTCCCAGGTCGCCCAGTGCCTGCGCAACATCGTGGCGATCCTCGCCGCCGCGGGCGCCGCGCCAACCCACCTCGTCCGACTTACCTGGTACGTGACAAACCGCGACGAATACATCGCCGCGCGTCCGGCGATCGGCCTCGCCTATCGTGAAGTCCTGGGCCGCCACTACCCGGTGATGGCGGTCGTCGTCGTGGCCGGCCTGCTCGAACCGCGCGCCAAGGTCGAGATCGAGGCGATGGCGATCGTGCCCCAGGGATGA